CCACGAGAAGACGAGCGACATGGCGGTGCCGACCCTGAAGGCCGGCAGCCGCACCGCCCTGCCCGCCTTCACGTCCACCGAGTCGCTGGCCCGCTGGGACCCGGCCGCCCGCCCCGTCGCCGTACCCCTGCACCAGGCCCTGCAGGCGGCGGCGCACGAGAAGGCCGACACGATCGTGCTGGACATCGCGGGACCCGTGCCCTACGAGCTGACCGGCCCGGCCCTGCTGGCGCTCGCCGAGGGACGGACGACGACGGACCCGCTCGCCGATCCGGCCGTGATCGAGGCGGTACGCGGGGCAGTGGCCGCCGAGCCGGCCGTGTTCTGCGCCCACCTCGGCCCCGGTCAGGCCGACGGCACCCTGGCCCTCGTACTGGACCCGTCCGCCGCCCCGGCCGACGCCGTCCGCGCGATCGCCGGGCGGCTCGCGGCCGACGAAACGCTGAGGGCCCGCCTGGTGCGCGGCCTCGACCTGGCACTTCTGCCGGCCGGGGCGACGCCTCCGGGCGAGCCCTTGTACGTACGGGCATGAACCAGCCGTGACCCGGGACCGGTCGTAGATCCGTAATCCGGGACCGGTCGCAGATAGGGACCGGCCGTAGATGGGAACCGGCCGTGGAGAGGGACTGGCCGCGGATCGGGACTAGCCGTAGACGGGGCCGGTGTACTTCTCGCCCGGGCCCTGGCCCGGCTCGTCCGGGACGATCGACGCCTCGCGGAAGGCCAGCTGCAGCGACTTCAGGCCGTCGCGCAGCGGCGCCGCGTGGAAGGAACTGATCTCGGTCGCGCTCGCGTCGAGCAGCCCGGCCAGCGCGGTCACCAGCTTGCGTGCCTCGTCCAGGTCCTTGTGCTCGTCGCCCTCCTCGGTCAGACCGAGCTTCACTGCGGCGGCGCTCATCAGGTTGACGGCGACCGTCACGATCACCTCGACCGCGGGGACCTCGGCGATGTCGCGGGCCAGGGTCTCGTAGTCGGGGTTCTGGGGAGGGGTGTCACTCATGCCTCACACGATAGGCCCCGGCACGTCCGCCCCGTGCGGGGGAGTGCCGGGGCGCTGCCCGGTGCACACCGGTTCGCGCCTCCTTCGGGGAGCTGCTAACCTTGTGTAACGACCGGTCGGACGCGCCAGCAGGTATGCAGCGTGTTCGGCCCACAAGTGGAGGCTCCGATCTCCCACCTGACCGTCCTCCGGGGCGGCGGGTCACCCGGTCAGGCGGCCACCACCGTTCCGTACGGACGGTGGAGTCGCCCGAAATTGCGCCCCGCGGTTCACCGCGGCGGTGCTCCGGTAGTTCTTGGAGCCCCGCCTGTGTACCGTCCGGGGCATTTTTCATATGCCGCGGCAGTTGGTCGCAGTGTCATCAGAGACAACGCGGCTGTCCGCCAGACCGCCGTGTGGTGCTACCGAGGAGGATCCATCAGCGCCGAGCCCCGCATCAACGACCGGATTCGCGTTCCCGAGGTGCGACTTGTCGGTCCCAGCGGCGAGCAGGTCGGGATTGTTCCGCTTGCCAAGGCCCTGGAGCTTGCGCAGGAGTACGACCTGGACCTGGTCGAGGTCGCGGCGAACGCCCGTCCGCCCGTGTGCAAGCTCATGGACTACGGGAAGTTCAAGTACGAGTCGGCCATGAAGGCCCGTGAGGCGCGCAAGAACCAGGCGCACACGGTCATCAAGGAGATGAAGCTCCGGCCGAAGATCGACCCGCACGACTACGACACCAAGAAGGGTCACGTCGTCCGGTTCCTCAAGCAGGGCGACAAGGTCAAGATCACGATCATGTTCCGTGGTCGCGAGCAGTCCCGGCCCGAGCTGGGCTACCGACTGCTGCAGCGTCTCGCGGAGGACGTCCAGGACCTCGGTTTCGTCGAGTCGAACCCGAAGCAGGACGGCCGGAACATGATCATGGTTCTCGGTCCGCACAAGAAGAAGACCGAGGCGATGGCCGAGGCCCGTGAGGCCCAGGCGGCCCGCAAGGCAGAAGCGAAGGCCAACCCCGGCCGCTCGCAGAACGCCGCCGAAGCCGAGACCGCCGAGGCCCCGGCCGAGGCGTCCGCCGAGGCCTGATCCCAGGGCGAAGGCCCCGGGGACTCACGGACAACCGTCCGCGGAGTCCCGGGACACCCGTCCAGGGATGTCAATCGATACATACATGACGTTCCACCGTGCCCGGTTTCGCGACCGGGCATCGGAACGCCACTGACGAGGAGAGAACGGCGCTATGCCGAAGAACAAGTCGCACAGCGGTGCCAGCAAGCGCTTCAAGGTCACCGGCTCCGGCAAGGTGCTCCGCGAGCGCGCCGGCAAGCGCCACCTGCTCGAGCACAAGTCGTCCCGTCTGACGCGTCGCCTCACCGGCAACGCCGAGATGGCCCCGGGCGACGCCAAGAAGATCAAGAAGCTTCTCGGCAAGTGACGTACGGGCGCCACTGAGCGCCGTACGCCAGGACCGGGACCCAATCGAATTCGGGCCGTGTGACGACCACCACGGCCCCGCTACAAGGAGTTAACAAGTGGCACGCGTCAAGCGGGCAGTCAACGCCCACAAGAAGCGCCGGGCGATCCTCGAGCAGGCCTCCGGCTACCGCGGTCAGCGCTCGCGCCTGTACCGCAAGGCCAAGGAGCAGGTCACCCACTCGCTGGTCTACAACTACAACGACCGCAAGAAGCGCAAGGGCGACTTCCGTCAGCTGTGGATCCAGCGCATCAACGCCGCTGCCCGCGCCAACGGCATCACCTACAACCGCTTCATCCAGGGTCTGAAGGCCGCGAACGTCGAGGTCGACCGCAAGATCCTCGCCGAGCTGGCCGTCAACGACGCCGGTGCGTTCGCCGCGCTGGTCGAGGTCGCGCGGAAAGCGCTGCCGGCGGACGTCAACGCGCCCAAGGCTGCGTGACGCTCGCGCCGGCCTTGAGCCGGACGTGAAGTGACCGGACCCGCAGGTGTTGCCACCTGCGGGTCCGTTGTGTTGTCGCCCGCCGCCCCTGCCCGTCCCGTACCTCGGGGCTGCCGCCCCCAGACCCCCGCATCGCGCTGACGCGCTCGTCCTCAGACGCCGGACGGGCTAGAACGTTCCAGCCCCGGCCGGCAAAAGTTCAGCCCCTCCGGCGTTTGAGGAGCGGGGTCTGGGGCGCTGCATCCATCAGCGGCTCCGCCGCGGGCCCAGGTCGAGACGGGCAGGGACGGCGGGGGCGACGAACCACCCACCCCGCAATCCCACCGAAGGTGACCCCATGCCCCCCGCCACCCCCGAGCTGATCTCCCCGCGCTCTCCCCGTGTCACCGCCGCGCGGCGGCTCGCCAAGCGGAACTTCCGGGGGAAGGACCGGCTGTTTCTCGCCGAGGGGCCGCAGGCCGTGCGGGAGGCGGCCGGGCATGCGGTGGACGGGACGCCCACGCTCGTCGAGCTGTTCGCCACCGTCGAGGCCGCGGAGCGGTACGCCGACATCATCGGGGAGGCCCGGGACGCCGGGGCCCGTGTGCACCTCGCCGACGAGGCGGTGATCGCCGACATCTCGACGACCGTGACCCCGCAGGGGCTGGTGGGGATCTGCCGGTTCCTGGACACTCCGTTCGAGGAGATCCTCCGGGCCGAGCCCAAGCTCGTCGCCGTACTCGCGCATGTCCGGGACCCCGGGAACGCCGGGACCGTACTGCGGTGCGCGGACGCGGCCGGTGCCGAGGCGGTCGTCCTCACGGACGCGTCCGTGGACCTGTACAACCCGAAGGCCGTACGGGCCTCGGTGGGGTCCTTGTTCCATCTGCCCGTCGCCGTCGGTGTGCCCGTCGAGCGGGCCGTGCAGGGGCTCAAGGACGCCGGTGTGCGGATCCTCGCCGCCGACGGCGCCGGTGACGACGACCTCGACGACGAGCTCGACAAGGGGGCCATGGGCGGGCCCACCGCCTGGGTGTTCGGGAACGAGGCGTGGGGGCTCCCGGAGGAGACGCGGGCGCTGGCCGATGCCGTCGTCCGCGTGCCGATCCACGGGAAGGCCGAGAGTCTGAACCTGGCCACGGCCGCCGCCGTATGTCTCTATGCGTCCGCCCGTGCACAGCGCGCCTCCGGAGGGTGCCGTTCCGTCACCGAGAGCTAGTAGGGTGACGGCCTCGGGGGCCCTCGGCGCGAGACGAGAGGTGGGGTACGGGGATGAGTGTCGGCACGAGCGGTGCGCAGAAGGCGCCGCGAGCACGGGACGTGCACGGCACATCCGCGTCCCGGCGCGGTGAACGCGCCACCGGGACAGAGGCCGGCACCGACCCCGCGGCCGGGCTGGGAATCGACCCCGACGACCTGCCCGACGGACTCGTTGTCGCCGACGAGCACGGCCGGGTGATCTGCTTCAACGCCGCCGCCGCCCGGATCACGGCGAGGCCCGCCGCCGACGCGCTCGGGGACCGGCTCGAATCGGTCCTCCCCTTAGAGGACCTGGAGGGCCGCAGATGGTGGCAGCTGACCGACCCGTACGGCGGTCTCGCGATCCGCAACGGCCAGCCCGAGCGCAATCTGCTTCTGCCCGGCGGCCGTGAGGTCCTCGTCTCGGCGCGCTATGTGCGGACAAACCCCACCGGCCCCGTCCACCGCGTCGTCGTCTCCCTCCGCGACACCGAGGCCCGCCGCCGCACCGAGCGCAGCCACGCCGAGCTGATCGCCACGGTCGCCCACGAACTGCGCTCGCCGCTGACCTCCGTCAAGGGCTTCACGGCGACGCTGCTCGCGAAGTGGGAGCGGTTCACCGACGACCAGAAGAAGCTCATGCTGGAGACCGTCGACGCCGACGCGAACCGCGTGACGCGGCTCATCGCCGAGCTGCTCGACATTTCACGGATCGACTCCGGGCGCCTCGAAGTGCGCCGCCAGCCCGTCGACATCGGCGCCGCCGTCGGCCGCCACATCCAGGCGTACGTCACCGCCGGCCAGCCCGCCGACCGCTTCCTGCTGCGCATCGCGCACCCCCTGCCCGCCCTCTGGGCCGACCCCGACAAGATCGACCAGGTGCTCAGCAACCTGCTCGAAAATGCGGTGCGGCACGGCGAGGGAACCGTCACGATTGATGTCACGCCCGCGGCGTCCCCGCGCGAGCGGGAGAACTGCCCGCGCGAGCGGGAGCAGGCAGAGAACGCAGAGCACGCAGAGAACGCAGCCACGTCGGTCACGGTGAGCGACGAAGGCACCGGCATCCCAGAGGAGTCCATGAACCGCGTCTTCACCCGCTTCTGGCGGGGCAGCAAGCGCGGTGGGACCGGCCTCGGGCTCTACATCGTCAAGGGCATCGTCGAAGCCCACGGCGGCACCATCACCGTCGGTCGCGCCCCCGGCGGCGGCGCCGAGTTCCGATTTACGTTGCCCGTGGGCACCCCGGCGTATCTCCAGTAGCGCCGCAGCGGCCCCCACGGGTGCCTTCGCAGGGGAGCCTCCCATGGACGCCAGTCCTGTGCAGGCCCCCACCCCCGTTAGACTCGGCCTTTGGCACCTTTGCGTCCCCGTTTCAGGGACGACGCGTCCCCCGAGTCGGGACGGGGACCCTCAGCCAGCCAACCGGAAGCACGGGAAGAGATGTCGGCACCGAATAAGTCGTACGACCCTGTAGAGGTCGAGGCCTTGAAACCGGAAGAGATCGAGCGCATGCGGGACGAGGCGCTCGCCGCCTTCGCGGCCGCCGGCGACCTCGACGCGCTCCAGGAGGCCAAGGTCGCCCACACCGGCGGCACCTCGCCGCTGGCCCTCGCCAACCGCGAGATCGGCGCCCTGCCCCCACACGCCAAGGCCGAGGCCGGCAAGCGTGTGGGCCAGGCCCGCGGCGCTGTGAACAAGGCGCTCGCCACCCGCCAGGCCGAGCTGGAGGCCGAGCGCGACGCCCGGGTGCTGGTCGAGGAGGCGGTGGACGTCACGCTGCCCTACGACCGCGTACCGGCCGGCGCCCGCCACCCGCTGACCACGCTGTCGGAGCGCATCGAGGACATCTTCGTGGCCATGGGCTACGAGGTCGCCGAGGGCCCGCAGGTCGAGGCCGAGTGGTTCAACTTCGACGCCCTCAACATCGGCCCGGACCACCCGGCCCGCGGCGAGGCCGACACGTTCTTCGTGCAGGGCCCGGAGGGCGGTACCGAGTCGGGCGTCGTGCTGCGCACCCACACCTCGCCCGTGCAGATCCGCTCCCTGCTCGACCGCGAGCTGCCGGTCTACGTGATCTGCCCCGGCCGCGTGTACCGCACCGACGAGCTGGACGCCACGCACACCCCGGTCTTCCACCAGGTCGAGCTGCTCGCCGTGG
This genomic interval from Streptomyces dengpaensis contains the following:
- a CDS encoding SseB family protein — protein: MANKNIPDSGFSDDDGSADPRLSAALAAWAEDRTAVRPVLEALKGARLLVPVVAVLGEAEVDEKGLRHEKTSDMAVPTLKAGSRTALPAFTSTESLARWDPAARPVAVPLHQALQAAAHEKADTIVLDIAGPVPYELTGPALLALAEGRTTTDPLADPAVIEAVRGAVAAEPAVFCAHLGPGQADGTLALVLDPSAAPADAVRAIAGRLAADETLRARLVRGLDLALLPAGATPPGEPLYVRA
- a CDS encoding DUF1844 domain-containing protein; this translates as MSDTPPQNPDYETLARDIAEVPAVEVIVTVAVNLMSAAAVKLGLTEEGDEHKDLDEARKLVTALAGLLDASATEISSFHAAPLRDGLKSLQLAFREASIVPDEPGQGPGEKYTGPVYG
- the infC gene encoding translation initiation factor IF-3, whose product is MWCYRGGSISAEPRINDRIRVPEVRLVGPSGEQVGIVPLAKALELAQEYDLDLVEVAANARPPVCKLMDYGKFKYESAMKAREARKNQAHTVIKEMKLRPKIDPHDYDTKKGHVVRFLKQGDKVKITIMFRGREQSRPELGYRLLQRLAEDVQDLGFVESNPKQDGRNMIMVLGPHKKKTEAMAEAREAQAARKAEAKANPGRSQNAAEAETAEAPAEASAEA
- the rpmI gene encoding 50S ribosomal protein L35, producing MPKNKSHSGASKRFKVTGSGKVLRERAGKRHLLEHKSSRLTRRLTGNAEMAPGDAKKIKKLLGK
- the rplT gene encoding 50S ribosomal protein L20 produces the protein MARVKRAVNAHKKRRAILEQASGYRGQRSRLYRKAKEQVTHSLVYNYNDRKKRKGDFRQLWIQRINAAARANGITYNRFIQGLKAANVEVDRKILAELAVNDAGAFAALVEVARKALPADVNAPKAA
- a CDS encoding TrmH family RNA methyltransferase; translation: MPPATPELISPRSPRVTAARRLAKRNFRGKDRLFLAEGPQAVREAAGHAVDGTPTLVELFATVEAAERYADIIGEARDAGARVHLADEAVIADISTTVTPQGLVGICRFLDTPFEEILRAEPKLVAVLAHVRDPGNAGTVLRCADAAGAEAVVLTDASVDLYNPKAVRASVGSLFHLPVAVGVPVERAVQGLKDAGVRILAADGAGDDDLDDELDKGAMGGPTAWVFGNEAWGLPEETRALADAVVRVPIHGKAESLNLATAAAVCLYASARAQRASGGCRSVTES
- a CDS encoding sensor histidine kinase — encoded protein: MSVGTSGAQKAPRARDVHGTSASRRGERATGTEAGTDPAAGLGIDPDDLPDGLVVADEHGRVICFNAAAARITARPAADALGDRLESVLPLEDLEGRRWWQLTDPYGGLAIRNGQPERNLLLPGGREVLVSARYVRTNPTGPVHRVVVSLRDTEARRRTERSHAELIATVAHELRSPLTSVKGFTATLLAKWERFTDDQKKLMLETVDADANRVTRLIAELLDISRIDSGRLEVRRQPVDIGAAVGRHIQAYVTAGQPADRFLLRIAHPLPALWADPDKIDQVLSNLLENAVRHGEGTVTIDVTPAASPRERENCPREREQAENAEHAENAATSVTVSDEGTGIPEESMNRVFTRFWRGSKRGGTGLGLYIVKGIVEAHGGTITVGRAPGGGAEFRFTLPVGTPAYLQ
- the pheS gene encoding phenylalanine--tRNA ligase subunit alpha, whose product is MSAPNKSYDPVEVEALKPEEIERMRDEALAAFAAAGDLDALQEAKVAHTGGTSPLALANREIGALPPHAKAEAGKRVGQARGAVNKALATRQAELEAERDARVLVEEAVDVTLPYDRVPAGARHPLTTLSERIEDIFVAMGYEVAEGPQVEAEWFNFDALNIGPDHPARGEADTFFVQGPEGGTESGVVLRTHTSPVQIRSLLDRELPVYVICPGRVYRTDELDATHTPVFHQVELLAVDEGLTMADLKGTLDHMVQSLFGEGMKTRLRPNFFPFTEPSAEMDMLCYVCKGASVGNPDRSCRTCSSEGWIELGGCGMVNPRVLIACGVDPEKYSGFAFGFGIERMLMFRHNVEDMRDMVEGDVRFTRPFGMEI